CTCGGAGCCGGGGACGCCGAGCAGCTGCACGTCTCCGCCGCCGTTGACGCTCACCCCGCTCACGCCCGCCGCCGCGATCAGCCGGGCCGCGCGCTCGGCGGCCCAGCCCTTCACGATGCCCGTCGGGTCGAGGCGGCCCTGGTAGCGCATGCTGAACCAGCCGTCGCTCGTCCGCTCCGCCTCGGCGCCCAGCTCCAGTACCTCGGCCACCTCGGGGTCGCACTCCTCGAGCGTCAGCTCGCCGCGCGCCAGCCGGGAGACCTGGCTGTCCTCGCGGTAGGTGCTGAACACCTCGTTCACCCGGTGCAGCGAGGCGATCGCCTCGTCCAGCGCCGCCCGCACCGCATCGGCGTCGCCGCCGCGGACGTCGAACGAGAAGACGGTCCCCATGACCTCTTCCGCGTGTCGCACCACCGCCGGGGCCGCCGCCGACTCGGCCACCGTGTCAGACACCGGCCTTGTCCAGTGCGGACTGCAGGGACTTCTTGTAGCCCTCGCTGGTGTAGGTGGCGCCGGAGACGGAGTCGATGTCGGCGCTGCCGGCGGCGACGGCCTCCTGGTTGAGCTTGGGGACGGAGAGCTGGGTCTTCTGGTCGCTGGTGCCGCCCTTGGGCGCCTGTACGGCCTCGGCCTTGGTGATCTTGCCGGCGGCCACCGTGATGCGGACCTGCACCGGCCCGTACTGCGTCTGCTCGACGCTGCCGGTGACGGTCTTGGCCTGCGCGGCGCCGGCGGAGCCCGAGGAACCCGCGGACGAGCCGGACGCGGAACCGCCCGCGTT
The window above is part of the Streptomyces sp. NBC_00425 genome. Proteins encoded here:
- a CDS encoding FAD:protein FMN transferase, which encodes MSDTVAESAAAPAVVRHAEEVMGTVFSFDVRGGDADAVRAALDEAIASLHRVNEVFSTYREDSQVSRLARGELTLEECDPEVAEVLELGAEAERTSDGWFSMRYQGRLDPTGIVKGWAAERAARLIAAAGVSGVSVNGGGDVQLLGVPGSERPWRVGVSDPLRPGGLAAVVSAAGADELAVATSGTSERGAHIVDPRTGRSAVTDLVAVTVVTPRLTWADCWATAAFAMGSREALVWLESLPDVEALLITAGDEVRCTGGLASRLG